Proteins from one Mercurialis annua linkage group LG7, ddMerAnnu1.2, whole genome shotgun sequence genomic window:
- the LOC126654559 gene encoding uncharacterized protein LOC126654559: MLGRRLGSLFRRSSASQPSSTAKAVDDEKSRSFGRKAVSFVLITVTGGVALSALDDLAIYQGCSSKAMEKASENQAIKDAIGEPIVKGPWYSASLAVAHKRKSVSCTFPVSGPNGNGVFQLKAVRNGDDNWFSFFLPRDWQILIMEALLHIPGNNEKQQTLRISLSDNYPPSDCTTCTTCPQESQKPENK; encoded by the exons ATGTTAGGGAGAAGGTTAGGTTCTTTGTTTAGAAGATCTTCAGCATCACAGCCTTCCag TACTGCAAAGGCGGTAGATGACGAAAAGAGCCGCTCATTCGGTCGTAAAGCTGTTTCATTTGTGTTGATTACTGTTACTGGTGGTGTTGCTTTGAGTGCTCTCGATGATCTTGCTATATATCAAGGCTGCAGCAG CAAGGCGATGGAGAAAGCCAGTGAAAATCAGGCAATCAAAGATGCTATTGGAGAACCAATTGTTAAAGGTCCATGGTACAGTGCCTCTCTTGCAGTAGCTCACAAAAGGAAGTCTGTGTCTTGCACATTTCCTGTCTCCGGTCCAAATGGCAACGGAGTCTTCCAATTGAAGGCAGTTCGTAATGGAG ATGACAACTGGTTTTCATTTTTCCTTCCACGTGACTGGCAAATCCTAATAATGGAAGCTCTCCTTCACATTCCTGGCAATAACGAGAAGCAGCAAACACTACGTATTAGTTTATCCGACAACTACCCACCTTCAGATTGTACGACATGTACCACATGTCCACAGGAATCCCAGAAGCCAGAGAACAAATGA